One window of the Thermasporomyces composti genome contains the following:
- the mce gene encoding methylmalonyl-CoA epimerase, which translates to MADEPPRPLLQTIDHVGVAVHDLDAATKWYSETFGMRVIHTEVNEEQGVREAMLSVGSGEGPLLQLLAPLNDASPVARFLASRGEGLHQVAYAVDDVDEATAILRERGLDPLYPHARRGTAGTRVNFLHPKSAGGVLVELVERSPHRIDGRADQHVDRQVGPATVRHPGETRGDAPHEESDRPGRET; encoded by the coding sequence ATGGCTGACGAACCGCCACGACCCTTGCTCCAGACGATCGACCACGTGGGGGTGGCCGTCCACGATCTCGACGCGGCGACGAAGTGGTACTCCGAGACCTTCGGCATGCGGGTGATCCACACCGAGGTCAACGAGGAACAAGGGGTACGCGAGGCGATGCTGAGCGTTGGCTCCGGCGAGGGCCCGCTCCTCCAACTACTCGCACCTTTGAACGACGCCTCGCCGGTGGCGCGGTTCCTGGCTTCCCGCGGAGAGGGACTCCACCAGGTTGCCTATGCGGTCGACGACGTGGACGAGGCGACCGCGATCCTGCGCGAGCGCGGGCTGGACCCTCTCTACCCACACGCCCGACGCGGCACCGCTGGCACGAGAGTGAACTTCCTGCACCCCAAGAGCGCCGGTGGCGTCCTCGTCGAGCTCGTCGAACGCTCTCCTCACCGAATCGACGGCCGGGCCGACCAACACGTCGACCGGCAGGTCGGACCTGCCACTGTCCGACACCCGGGTGAGACGCGAGGGGATGCACCGCACGAGGAGTCCGACCGCCCGGGCCGAGAAACATGA
- a CDS encoding S8 family serine peptidase: MRALLRRVSLAVVACALAAAGLPNAQATAASPVALGPVTSPPSHVADVLSTEAWPGETGSSGAGPGKGRTTSGPSDERPTAAFVTLITGDRVRLVTRDGHTIAVPMPGPGREGIQFAIHQRGERIEVVPSDAAPFLLQGKLDRRLFQVTDLVAAGYDDAAMPRLPVIVQYAPGQRSVPSPRTVRAGHTLASVRATAYTVRKTDAGGFWRWLAGPSAGQPGRTTPSGGAFESGVAKVWLDGPVHASLDQSVPQTKAPQAWELGFTGKGVTVAILDSGIDNDHPDLQGAVVAERNFITGGDEARDGLGHGTHVAGIVTGSGAASGGRYRGMAPDAVLLDGKVLDDEGTGTESSLIAGMEWAAAQDARIVNMSISTWNASDGTDPVSLALNRLSTDDGPLFVVAAGNNGSSPFSVGSPGAADAALTVGAVDSEGRTAEFSSRGPRAGDVALKPDIAAPGVGIVSARATGTEPEEPVGEHYARMSGTSMAAPHVAGAAALLAQLRPTWTPAQLKAVLTSTASPTPGEGVFDQGAGQLDAARAVTQRVNAEQANLSMFMRWPHQAPRTQTLTYRNTSATDVTLTLQLTVTDAEGEPAPDGLVTLDRTTLVVPARGRAQVEVTVDPRKGEAGSYYGGRITAQGSGDVVIQTPLAVSIERESYDLTLRILDRNGELVERVDEAFLVPPFVADPESGRIFDLRAGEEGLVARVPKGTYTFSTILVTRHGPIKPPSFTHLADPIIAVAKDVTITLDARAAERVQATVEARDARTEATTFGTTELLGGYPSTTFVEVPGAQRSPLYALATEPVTDRTYLFVVYQVMATDDATYELVVGEQGRVPDDPTYAVRNADLFRDEATFARPGADIDWWGSWTRFAELPGGTTVGVGRSYDVPVPGSRTHLASARFDSDVLLWSADFDAGPSAVDIAYTEFDLARSHAPGSRVRRAYGRAAFRPQGDGASIEGLTSLWFTPGNPSPGQGPFSVWSLNGVEGRVTLARDGEVIAESADPFFLDTEVPLDGRHTYVVELTATQDVPWSRYATSVDARWTFPMVGPVDDVRLPLLNVAATGDFDLTGRAPAGEPFVLELLPLPAEDVGQVTSVTLDVSYDDGETWRQASVTRTPAGRWRATVTHPDNPGGFVSLRLRAHDNRGHRVQWTSIRAYGLVGGES, translated from the coding sequence GGAGACGGGGTCAAGCGGCGCCGGGCCGGGCAAGGGCCGGACGACCTCCGGGCCAAGCGACGAGCGCCCGACAGCGGCGTTCGTCACCCTCATCACGGGCGACCGGGTACGCCTGGTCACGAGGGACGGGCACACGATCGCCGTTCCCATGCCCGGCCCTGGTCGGGAGGGGATCCAGTTCGCGATCCACCAGCGCGGCGAGCGGATCGAGGTCGTACCCTCCGACGCCGCGCCGTTCCTGCTCCAGGGCAAGCTCGACCGTCGACTCTTCCAGGTCACCGACCTCGTCGCCGCCGGCTACGACGACGCCGCCATGCCGCGGCTCCCGGTCATCGTCCAGTACGCCCCCGGTCAGCGGTCCGTCCCGTCGCCTCGGACGGTGCGGGCCGGCCACACGCTCGCCAGCGTCCGGGCTACCGCGTACACCGTCCGCAAGACCGACGCCGGCGGGTTCTGGCGGTGGCTGGCCGGCCCCTCGGCCGGCCAGCCGGGCCGAACCACCCCGAGCGGGGGAGCGTTCGAGTCCGGCGTGGCGAAGGTCTGGCTCGACGGCCCGGTGCACGCCAGCCTCGACCAGAGCGTGCCGCAGACGAAGGCGCCGCAGGCCTGGGAGCTCGGGTTCACCGGCAAGGGCGTGACCGTGGCGATCCTCGACAGCGGGATCGACAACGACCACCCCGACCTTCAGGGTGCCGTGGTCGCCGAGCGCAACTTCATCACTGGTGGTGACGAGGCTAGGGACGGCCTCGGCCACGGTACGCATGTCGCTGGCATCGTCACCGGCAGCGGAGCCGCGTCCGGTGGCCGCTACCGGGGCATGGCGCCCGACGCCGTGCTCCTCGACGGCAAGGTGCTCGACGATGAAGGCACCGGCACCGAGTCGAGCCTGATCGCCGGCATGGAGTGGGCCGCTGCCCAGGACGCGCGCATCGTCAACATGAGCATCAGCACTTGGAACGCGTCCGACGGCACCGACCCGGTCTCGCTCGCTCTCAACCGGCTGAGCACCGACGACGGCCCGCTCTTCGTCGTCGCGGCCGGGAACAACGGTTCGAGCCCGTTCTCGGTCGGGTCGCCCGGCGCGGCGGACGCGGCGCTGACCGTGGGAGCCGTCGACTCCGAGGGGAGGACGGCGGAGTTCTCCTCCCGCGGCCCACGTGCGGGCGACGTCGCGCTGAAGCCCGACATCGCCGCGCCCGGCGTGGGCATCGTGTCCGCTCGAGCGACGGGGACCGAGCCGGAAGAACCGGTAGGTGAGCACTACGCGCGGATGAGCGGCACCTCCATGGCGGCGCCGCACGTCGCGGGCGCCGCCGCGCTGCTCGCTCAGCTCCGGCCGACCTGGACGCCGGCCCAGCTCAAGGCGGTGCTCACCAGCACCGCATCGCCCACCCCGGGCGAGGGTGTCTTCGACCAGGGGGCCGGGCAGCTCGACGCGGCCCGAGCGGTCACCCAGCGGGTCAACGCCGAGCAAGCCAACCTCTCGATGTTCATGCGGTGGCCACACCAGGCGCCACGGACCCAGACGCTGACGTACCGCAACACCAGCGCGACTGACGTGACGCTGACGCTCCAGCTCACCGTCACCGACGCTGAGGGCGAGCCCGCTCCGGACGGGCTGGTGACCCTTGACCGCACGACGCTGGTCGTGCCGGCGCGCGGCCGCGCCCAGGTCGAGGTCACCGTCGATCCCCGCAAGGGCGAGGCCGGGAGTTACTACGGTGGTCGGATCACCGCCCAGGGTTCCGGGGATGTCGTCATCCAGACCCCGTTGGCGGTGTCGATCGAGCGGGAGTCCTACGACCTCACCCTGCGGATCCTGGACCGCAACGGTGAGCTCGTCGAACGGGTGGACGAGGCGTTCCTAGTACCCCCGTTCGTCGCGGACCCCGAGTCCGGTCGGATCTTCGATCTACGGGCGGGCGAGGAGGGCCTCGTGGCGCGCGTGCCCAAGGGCACCTACACGTTCAGCACGATCCTCGTCACCCGTCACGGGCCCATTAAGCCGCCGAGCTTCACCCACCTGGCCGATCCCATCATCGCGGTGGCGAAGGACGTGACCATCACCTTGGACGCCCGAGCCGCGGAGCGGGTGCAGGCGACCGTCGAGGCGCGGGACGCCCGAACCGAGGCCACCACCTTCGGCACGACGGAGCTGCTGGGCGGTTACCCGTCCACGACGTTCGTCGAGGTCCCCGGCGCACAGCGGTCCCCGCTGTACGCATTGGCGACGGAGCCGGTCACGGACCGGACGTACCTGTTCGTCGTGTACCAGGTGATGGCGACCGACGACGCGACCTACGAGCTCGTCGTGGGGGAGCAAGGGCGGGTACCAGACGACCCGACCTACGCCGTCCGCAACGCCGACCTCTTCCGGGATGAGGCCACGTTCGCCCGGCCGGGCGCGGACATCGACTGGTGGGGGAGCTGGACGCGGTTCGCCGAGCTCCCCGGTGGCACCACCGTCGGTGTCGGGAGGTCCTACGACGTTCCCGTGCCGGGTTCGCGCACGCACCTGGCCAGCGCGAGGTTCGACAGCGACGTCCTGCTGTGGTCCGCGGACTTCGATGCGGGTCCCTCGGCTGTGGACATCGCGTACACAGAGTTCGATCTGGCGAGGTCGCACGCTCCGGGGTCACGGGTCCGACGCGCGTACGGACGCGCGGCCTTCCGTCCCCAAGGGGACGGCGCCTCCATCGAGGGCCTGACGAGCCTCTGGTTCACACCGGGCAACCCGTCACCTGGGCAGGGGCCGTTCTCGGTCTGGAGCCTCAACGGCGTCGAGGGGCGGGTCACCTTGGCCCGCGACGGTGAGGTCATCGCGGAGTCCGCCGATCCGTTCTTCCTCGACACGGAGGTGCCACTCGACGGACGCCACACCTACGTGGTCGAGCTCACCGCGACGCAGGACGTTCCGTGGTCTCGGTACGCCACCAGCGTGGACGCGCGGTGGACGTTCCCCATGGTGGGTCCGGTGGATGACGTCAGGCTCCCGCTGCTGAACGTCGCGGCCACCGGGGACTTCGACCTCACCGGCCGCGCGCCGGCGGGTGAGCCGTTCGTCCTGGAGTTGCTGCCGCTCCCCGCGGAGGACGTGGGGCAGGTGACCAGCGTGACGCTGGACGTGTCGTACGACGACGGCGAGACCTGGCGACAGGCCTCGGTGACGCGGACGCCGGCCGGTCGGTGGCGGGCGACGGTGACGCATCCGGACAACCCTGGGGGTTTCGTCTCCCTGCGTCTGCGCGCGCACGACAACCGGGGTCATCGAGTCCAGTGGACCTCGATCCGGGCCTACGGCCTGGTCGGGGGCGAGAGTTGA
- a CDS encoding AI-2E family transporter: protein MSENDVTTHAASDASHTSGDAPRTATPDSATPEAVVVDEPSGPTPEAPTGSTSAVSTPPGPESSTNGTASPAADVPRLGTPGPRLSRRSPFYIGFFGALGALLAWQLANMLAEVRSVLLLLVVSLYLAVGLNPLVEWFVRRRIRRGLAVALVFLGLLVIFGLVGLAIVPVVVEQGTVLVNERVPGWLNQLRTDPNFVRLDDRYNITQRVQDYLSGDLLDERLFGGVLGAGRIVFSTLASVFTVLVLTLYFLGSLPATKRALYSLVPRSRRDRVTRLGDEILDRVGGYVGGQIAVAAVAATAAFVFFMIVGLRDYAVALAIVVAVLGLIPLIGGAISAGVATLVGLLTDPKIGIACLVYFIVYQQVENYLVYPRIMQRSVNVPGAVIVIAAMVGGSLLGIVGALLAVPTAAAILLIVREVIQPRLDAS, encoded by the coding sequence ATGAGCGAGAACGATGTGACGACGCACGCTGCCTCCGACGCCTCCCACACGTCAGGCGACGCGCCGCGCACCGCCACACCAGACTCCGCCACACCGGAAGCTGTGGTCGTCGACGAGCCGAGTGGGCCTACCCCCGAGGCGCCCACCGGCTCGACGTCGGCTGTGTCCACTCCGCCGGGCCCCGAGAGCTCGACCAACGGGACGGCGAGTCCCGCCGCGGACGTCCCGCGCCTGGGCACGCCGGGACCACGGCTGAGCCGGCGGTCGCCGTTCTACATCGGGTTCTTCGGCGCGCTCGGCGCCCTGCTGGCGTGGCAGCTGGCCAACATGCTCGCCGAAGTGCGTAGCGTGCTGCTGCTCTTGGTCGTCTCGCTCTACCTGGCCGTGGGCCTCAACCCGCTCGTCGAGTGGTTCGTCCGACGCAGGATCCGCCGTGGGCTCGCCGTCGCCCTCGTCTTCCTCGGCTTGCTGGTGATCTTCGGCCTCGTCGGGCTCGCGATCGTGCCTGTCGTCGTCGAGCAGGGCACGGTGCTGGTCAACGAACGGGTCCCCGGTTGGCTGAACCAGCTGCGCACCGACCCCAACTTCGTCCGGCTCGATGATCGGTACAACATCACCCAACGAGTCCAGGACTACCTGAGCGGCGACCTCTTGGACGAGCGCCTCTTCGGGGGTGTCTTGGGCGCCGGACGGATCGTCTTCAGCACGCTCGCCAGCGTGTTCACCGTCCTGGTGCTCACGCTGTACTTCCTCGGCTCGCTGCCGGCCACCAAGCGGGCGCTCTACTCGCTGGTGCCACGCTCCCGCCGGGATCGAGTCACCCGCCTGGGTGACGAGATCCTCGACCGGGTCGGTGGCTACGTCGGTGGTCAGATCGCGGTGGCGGCGGTCGCGGCGACCGCGGCGTTCGTCTTCTTCATGATCGTCGGGCTCCGCGACTACGCGGTGGCGCTCGCCATCGTCGTCGCGGTCCTCGGCCTCATCCCCCTCATCGGTGGGGCCATCTCGGCGGGCGTGGCGACCCTGGTCGGGCTGCTCACCGACCCGAAGATCGGGATCGCCTGCTTGGTCTACTTCATCGTCTACCAGCAGGTCGAGAACTACCTGGTCTATCCCCGCATCATGCAACGGTCGGTCAACGTGCCCGGCGCCGTCATCGTGATCGCGGCCATGGTGGGCGGCTCGCTGCTCGGCATCGTCGGTGCGCTACTCGCCGTGCCCACGGCCGCCGCCATCTTGTTGATCGTCCGTGAAGTGATCCAACCGCGGCTCGACGCCAGCTAG
- a CDS encoding ThuA domain-containing protein, whose protein sequence is MSVSPIRVTVWGENVHEQRDESVKKIYPDGMHTAIAAGITANLGDRVVVRTATLQEPEHGLTEEVLAETDVLTWWGHAAHDQVSDEVVDRVHAQVLSGMGLIVLHSGHFSKIFKKLMGTTCSLDWRSANDRELVWTVAPNHPIARGVPNPIIIPQQEMYGEFFDIPAPDELIFISSFSGGEVFRSGCVYRRGRGRVFYFSPGDQEYPVYHHPDVLRVISNAVEWAAPTSTERTLPHVSRRPTGWFETGETLSAEDPRLA, encoded by the coding sequence ATGAGCGTGTCCCCCATCCGGGTGACGGTCTGGGGCGAGAACGTCCACGAGCAACGCGACGAGTCGGTCAAGAAGATCTATCCCGACGGCATGCACACGGCCATCGCCGCCGGGATCACCGCGAACCTCGGTGACCGGGTGGTCGTTCGGACAGCGACCTTGCAGGAGCCGGAGCACGGCTTGACCGAGGAGGTACTGGCCGAGACCGACGTGCTCACCTGGTGGGGGCACGCGGCGCACGACCAGGTCTCCGACGAGGTGGTCGACCGGGTACACGCGCAGGTCCTGTCGGGGATGGGCTTGATCGTCCTGCACTCCGGTCACTTCTCCAAGATCTTCAAGAAGCTCATGGGGACCACCTGCTCCCTGGACTGGCGGAGCGCGAACGACCGTGAGCTGGTGTGGACGGTGGCTCCCAACCACCCGATCGCGCGGGGCGTCCCGAACCCGATCATCATCCCGCAGCAGGAGATGTACGGCGAGTTCTTCGACATCCCCGCGCCGGACGAGCTGATCTTCATCAGCTCCTTCAGTGGCGGTGAGGTCTTCCGCAGCGGCTGCGTCTACCGCCGAGGTCGGGGACGGGTCTTCTACTTCAGCCCAGGCGACCAGGAGTACCCCGTCTACCACCACCCCGACGTGCTGCGGGTGATCTCGAACGCCGTGGAGTGGGCCGCACCCACCTCGACGGAGCGCACGCTGCCGCACGTCTCGCGTCGTCCGACCGGGTGGTTCGAGACCGGGGAGACCCTGTCGGCGGAGGACCCACGTCTGGCGTAA
- a CDS encoding Gfo/Idh/MocA family protein, giving the protein MSGDMSAATTSVAAQSEQPGSSDSSRPLRVGIVGLGFAGNAALQGFLALPDVEVVALAGLEKDRLAELGKQHSIPGLYEHWEDMLEREDLDAVSVATPTQLHAPIAIAALQSGCHVLCEKPLARTGDEAQSIVDAAVNANRVLKVVFNHRQRGDVTLLKRHIDSGALGRIYYAKAHWLRRNGIPGLGSWFTNREMAGGGPLIDLGVHVLDMALHLLGEPRVLSVSASTFAELGPRGLGGASYSAKQVVGSAYEVEDLATAFLRLENGSVLTLETSWATYRDPSDHFGVTLFGTDGGAEIAVKNYQNEDTLRIYTDVAGEPAVVRPVVPRSGGHAAVVRDFVAAIRGGDWSSHVGRDGLARARIIDACYESALKGTEVAVVDRL; this is encoded by the coding sequence ATGAGCGGTGATATGTCGGCGGCCACCACATCGGTGGCCGCTCAGTCTGAACAGCCTGGTTCCTCTGATTCGTCCCGTCCCCTCCGCGTCGGCATCGTGGGCCTCGGCTTCGCGGGCAACGCGGCGCTGCAAGGCTTCCTTGCACTCCCTGACGTCGAGGTCGTCGCTTTGGCGGGCCTGGAGAAGGACCGTCTCGCCGAGCTCGGCAAGCAGCACTCCATCCCAGGCCTGTACGAGCACTGGGAGGACATGCTCGAGCGCGAGGATCTCGACGCGGTCAGCGTGGCGACCCCGACGCAGCTGCACGCGCCCATCGCCATCGCGGCGCTGCAGAGCGGGTGCCACGTGCTGTGCGAGAAGCCGCTGGCGCGCACCGGCGACGAGGCACAGTCCATCGTCGACGCGGCGGTGAACGCCAACCGCGTCCTCAAGGTGGTGTTCAACCATCGCCAGCGTGGCGACGTCACCCTGCTGAAGCGGCACATCGACTCCGGTGCCCTCGGCCGGATCTACTACGCGAAGGCGCACTGGCTGCGGCGCAACGGCATCCCCGGCTTGGGAAGCTGGTTCACCAACCGCGAGATGGCCGGTGGCGGTCCTCTCATCGACCTCGGCGTCCACGTGCTCGACATGGCGCTGCACCTGCTCGGCGAACCGCGGGTGCTGAGCGTGAGCGCGTCGACCTTCGCGGAGCTTGGCCCGCGTGGGCTCGGTGGGGCCTCCTACAGCGCCAAGCAGGTCGTCGGATCTGCCTATGAGGTGGAGGACCTCGCGACGGCGTTCCTGAGGCTCGAGAACGGCAGCGTGCTCACGCTCGAGACCAGCTGGGCGACGTATCGCGACCCCAGTGACCACTTCGGGGTGACCTTGTTCGGTACCGACGGCGGCGCCGAGATCGCCGTGAAGAACTACCAGAACGAGGACACTCTTCGCATCTACACCGACGTGGCGGGAGAGCCAGCGGTGGTCCGGCCGGTCGTGCCGCGCAGCGGCGGACACGCCGCCGTCGTCCGTGACTTCGTCGCCGCCATCCGTGGCGGGGACTGGTCGTCACACGTCGGTCGCGACGGGCTGGCGCGTGCCCGGATCATCGACGCGTGCTACGAGTCGGCCCTGAAGGGCACCGAGGTCGCGGTCGTCGACAGGCTCTGA
- a CDS encoding FmdB family zinc ribbon protein, producing the protein MPRYEYRCRSCGATFEHTRPMSEANLPATCPQGHDDTVKLLSTISVGGRATSASGSAGGGCCGGACGCGG; encoded by the coding sequence GTGCCCCGATACGAGTACCGGTGCCGCTCCTGCGGCGCGACCTTCGAGCACACCAGGCCGATGAGCGAGGCCAACCTGCCGGCGACCTGCCCGCAGGGCCACGACGACACGGTCAAGTTGCTGTCGACGATCTCCGTCGGCGGCCGCGCCACGAGCGCGAGCGGCTCCGCCGGCGGTGGCTGCTGCGGCGGGGCGTGCGGCTGCGGCGGCTGA
- a CDS encoding alpha/beta hydrolase: MSNPAQPIRANSVLPARRAPITLHTADGLELVGELAVPLEDDPVATLICVHPLPTHGGMMDSHVYRKAAYRLPALAKIAVLRFNTRGTESVQGRSQGEFDGGRGERFDVAAAIEYAEFTGLPRIWLVGWSFGSDLVLMYGCDPTVEGAILLSPSLRFSQPEHLAAWAQSGKPVTALVPELDDYLRPDEARERFAAIPQAEVVGVDGAKHLWVGDAERVLDEIVARVAPEAGPLPTSWAGPMEYADASAYADRTVAAFADVPLPERPSG, from the coding sequence GTGTCCAACCCCGCCCAACCGATCCGAGCCAACAGCGTCCTGCCGGCTCGGCGTGCGCCGATCACGCTCCACACCGCGGACGGCCTCGAGCTCGTCGGCGAGCTCGCCGTGCCACTCGAGGACGATCCGGTCGCGACACTGATCTGCGTCCATCCCCTACCGACCCACGGGGGGATGATGGACAGCCACGTCTATCGGAAGGCGGCGTACCGTCTCCCGGCCCTCGCCAAGATCGCGGTCCTGCGGTTCAACACCCGGGGGACCGAGAGCGTGCAGGGGCGCAGCCAAGGCGAGTTCGACGGAGGGCGGGGCGAGCGTTTCGACGTCGCCGCGGCCATCGAGTACGCGGAGTTCACCGGCCTGCCGCGGATCTGGCTGGTCGGCTGGTCGTTCGGCTCGGACTTGGTCTTGATGTACGGGTGCGACCCCACGGTGGAGGGCGCGATCCTGCTCTCCCCCTCACTCCGGTTCTCCCAGCCGGAGCACCTGGCCGCCTGGGCCCAGTCGGGCAAACCGGTCACCGCGCTGGTCCCGGAGCTGGACGACTACCTGCGTCCTGACGAGGCGCGAGAGCGCTTCGCGGCCATTCCGCAAGCCGAGGTTGTCGGCGTCGACGGCGCCAAGCACCTCTGGGTCGGCGACGCCGAGCGGGTTCTCGACGAGATCGTGGCCCGTGTGGCGCCCGAGGCGGGACCGCTCCCGACGTCGTGGGCCGGCCCGATGGAGTACGCCGACGCGAGCGCGTACGCGGACCGCACGGTCGCCGCGTTCGCCGACGTCCCCCTCCCGGAGCGTCCGTCCGGATGA